A window from Leptospira fletcheri encodes these proteins:
- a CDS encoding TolC family protein produces MSVLRILFLSFLFLLSFSVFGENKKLEDILEILATEHPEAKTLAGVSHAHKSHSEASGILPDPKIGFAYRNYPTRNGYSLNGNRALDTPTMTGIEFSVSQEFPFPGKLGTEKRISKIMEAEAGLGYQVGVNRMLGDFFIRLNRYKRAERKKEFNSRILELLGVQKSVLEGAYSSGSVPLTGALKVSVARTEALEKQEEYNTLLKDLTSQLEYYRIENRISSNDFYGIDLESYLEESVRRLGEIAGSGKSAAEETPDYKILIEEEKRLKEQSKLTKYSLAPQTEVFFSYMKRRSQTFAADTGPLNYGLMDTTEYRGDLFSVGVNMRVPVWSALKWNSITGETEHLAEVGKDSVDKTRSQLVSEITRNMELIRGTSNQIQIIEKKLLPEMERIVRAGSSLYAPGKANLQDTLVSQVEVWNTRIRLEDLKERKNETVLNLLKLLSLIYREPKIPSHEKHG; encoded by the coding sequence ATGAGCGTACTACGCATTCTTTTTCTATCATTTCTATTCCTTCTCTCCTTTTCCGTCTTCGGAGAGAACAAAAAGTTGGAGGACATTCTGGAGATTCTGGCAACGGAACATCCGGAAGCGAAGACTCTTGCCGGCGTTTCACACGCGCACAAATCGCATTCGGAAGCGTCCGGAATCTTACCGGATCCGAAAATCGGTTTCGCTTATCGTAATTATCCGACTCGAAACGGTTATTCGTTAAACGGAAACCGAGCCTTGGATACTCCCACCATGACCGGAATCGAATTTTCCGTTTCCCAGGAGTTCCCGTTTCCCGGAAAATTAGGAACGGAGAAACGGATTTCGAAGATCATGGAAGCCGAGGCCGGCCTGGGATATCAGGTCGGAGTCAATCGGATGTTGGGTGATTTTTTTATCCGCCTAAATCGCTATAAAAGAGCGGAGAGAAAGAAGGAATTCAATTCCAGAATTCTGGAACTCCTGGGAGTCCAAAAATCCGTTTTGGAAGGCGCCTATTCCTCCGGGTCCGTTCCTTTAACGGGAGCGTTGAAGGTTTCCGTAGCAAGGACGGAAGCTCTGGAAAAGCAGGAGGAATACAACACTCTTCTTAAGGATCTGACCTCTCAACTGGAATATTACCGGATCGAAAATCGAATTTCCTCGAACGATTTTTACGGGATCGACCTGGAATCCTACTTGGAAGAAAGCGTACGCAGATTGGGAGAGATCGCCGGTTCCGGAAAATCGGCAGCGGAGGAAACTCCGGATTATAAAATTCTAATCGAAGAGGAAAAAAGACTCAAAGAACAATCCAAGCTGACGAAGTATTCTCTGGCTCCGCAAACGGAAGTGTTCTTCTCTTACATGAAAAGAAGGTCTCAAACATTTGCGGCGGATACCGGGCCTTTGAATTACGGACTCATGGATACGACGGAATACAGAGGAGATCTTTTCAGCGTAGGCGTAAATATGAGGGTTCCGGTCTGGTCCGCTTTGAAATGGAATTCCATCACGGGAGAAACGGAACATCTAGCGGAAGTGGGAAAGGATTCCGTAGACAAAACCCGCTCTCAATTGGTATCGGAAATCACCCGAAACATGGAATTGATCCGGGGAACCTCCAACCAGATCCAAATCATCGAAAAAAAATTACTTCCGGAAATGGAGAGAATCGTCCGTGCAGGATCCTCTCTATATGCGCCCGGAAAAGCAAACCTACAGGACACGTTGGTTTCGCAGGTGGAAGTCTGGAATACCAGAATTCGATTAGAGGACTTGAAAGAGCGCAAAAACGAGACAGTTTTGAATCTTCTCAAACTCTTAAGCCTGATCTACCGCGAACCGAAAATCCCGAGCCATGAAAAACATGGATGA
- a CDS encoding phosphoesterase codes for MWKRVLIYFLPVLPLFFFGWIVWAILFLRSPLKMKPHGEWNKGELSNPYAASKKKKWTKAAIHLHTNQAWFTPLRNSPEEVAEVYANHGYELLAFTDYEKITRVPSGKIAGLSGYEWGRNFRKRHMTVLGSREVDHDMFPLYSSPENIQWEIDLQNRKGNFVTINHPSLYDSFPLPFLEKLSGYNAIEVLSPFGDILEYWDRLLSLGVSSFCMASDDLHYLPKEEYLKVTKDSFPSLREFATKMSDQDGESLMRYVLINSDSLEEKDILSSLKAGNYACVRKMDRVLADPKLKVFGIRNGKEVYYEFEDLPLTVDFIGKNGKLLSRSYGQKKGSYRFQPEDLYVRIQIVFPTAVVLSNPFYQK; via the coding sequence ATGTGGAAACGAGTTCTGATCTATTTTCTCCCCGTTCTTCCGCTTTTCTTTTTCGGATGGATCGTCTGGGCGATTCTTTTCCTACGTTCCCCTTTAAAAATGAAACCTCACGGAGAATGGAACAAAGGAGAGTTATCGAATCCATACGCGGCCTCTAAGAAAAAAAAATGGACCAAGGCCGCCATCCATTTACATACGAATCAAGCTTGGTTTACGCCTCTTCGCAATTCCCCGGAAGAAGTTGCGGAAGTATATGCAAATCACGGATACGAATTGCTCGCGTTTACGGATTACGAAAAGATCACCCGCGTTCCCTCGGGAAAAATCGCCGGATTGTCGGGATACGAATGGGGAAGAAATTTTCGAAAACGGCACATGACCGTTTTAGGTTCCCGAGAAGTGGATCACGATATGTTCCCGCTGTATTCTTCTCCCGAAAACATCCAATGGGAAATCGATCTGCAGAATCGGAAAGGGAATTTCGTTACGATCAACCATCCTTCCTTATACGACAGTTTCCCCCTTCCTTTTTTGGAAAAGTTGAGCGGCTACAATGCGATCGAAGTCCTTTCCCCCTTCGGAGATATCCTGGAATATTGGGATCGACTCTTAAGCCTAGGCGTGTCCTCTTTTTGCATGGCAAGCGACGACCTGCATTACCTTCCCAAAGAGGAATACCTAAAGGTAACGAAAGATTCCTTTCCGTCTCTCCGAGAATTCGCCACGAAGATGTCGGACCAGGACGGAGAATCCTTGATGAGATACGTTCTGATCAATTCGGATTCCTTGGAAGAAAAGGATATCCTTTCCTCCCTGAAAGCGGGTAATTACGCCTGCGTTCGGAAGATGGACCGAGTATTGGCGGATCCGAAACTCAAAGTCTTCGGTATTCGGAACGGTAAAGAGGTTTATTACGAATTCGAGGACCTCCCTTTAACCGTTGATTTTATCGGGAAAAACGGGAAGCTCCTTTCCAGATCCTATGGGCAAAAAAAGGGGAGTTATCGTTTTCAACCGGAGGATCTTTATGTTCGAATCCAAATCGTCTTCCCCACTGCGGTGGTCTTAAGTAACCCGTTTTATCAAAAGTGA
- a CDS encoding glycosyltransferase family 2 protein, with translation MKSKKIAVILPAYNEEITIRETILAFYQELPEAEFWIVDNNSSDRTNSIAAETLKKNKIKGKVLSEKRQGKANAVRKAFFYAEADIYVMTDADTTYPAEEVQKLIDALETEELDMVVGDRLSQGIYHKENKRRFHSLGNNLVIAIINLLFGAKLKDAMSGYRVFSRKFIKNYPVLSSGFELEIEMTLHSLDKRFAIREIPISYKDRPAGSVSKLNTISDGYRVVNHILWIFKDYKPMHFFGFLSVLSLLAAIAAGAPAILDFLRYRYVYHVPLAVLATGLMVVSVLNFSIGLILHTVSKIQRFNFELQLLKFDKS, from the coding sequence TTGAAATCTAAAAAAATTGCAGTCATCCTCCCAGCCTACAACGAGGAAATCACGATCCGAGAAACGATTCTCGCTTTTTATCAGGAATTGCCCGAGGCGGAATTCTGGATCGTAGATAATAACTCCTCCGATCGAACGAATTCCATCGCTGCCGAAACTTTGAAAAAAAACAAAATCAAAGGGAAGGTGTTGTCGGAAAAGAGACAAGGAAAAGCGAACGCGGTACGAAAGGCATTTTTCTATGCGGAAGCCGACATTTACGTGATGACCGACGCCGATACCACCTACCCTGCCGAGGAAGTTCAAAAGCTGATCGACGCCTTGGAAACCGAAGAGTTGGATATGGTCGTCGGGGACAGATTGAGCCAAGGAATCTATCACAAGGAAAACAAGCGTAGATTCCATTCTTTGGGAAACAATCTTGTGATCGCCATTATCAACCTTCTTTTCGGTGCGAAGCTAAAGGACGCGATGAGCGGTTATCGTGTCTTTTCCCGAAAGTTCATCAAGAACTACCCGGTCTTATCCTCCGGATTCGAATTGGAAATAGAGATGACGCTCCATTCCTTGGACAAACGTTTTGCGATCCGAGAGATTCCCATATCCTACAAGGACAGGCCGGCGGGAAGCGTTTCCAAATTGAATACGATTAGCGACGGTTATCGCGTAGTGAATCATATCCTTTGGATTTTCAAGGATTATAAGCCCATGCATTTTTTCGGCTTTTTATCCGTGCTATCTCTACTAGCGGCTATTGCGGCGGGCGCCCCAGCCATACTGGATTTTCTCCGCTACCGGTACGTATACCACGTCCCTCTGGCTGTTTTAGCCACCGGATTGATGGTGGTCTCCGTTCTGAATTTTTCGATCGGACTGATCCTGCATACGGTATCGAAAATCCAAAGATTCAATTTCGAACTCCAATTGTTGAAATTCGATAAGTCTTAA
- a CDS encoding ArnT family glycosyltransferase, translating to MEFLFRSVPFLTFLYFFLLLFGLGSFPLIDWDENIYGAASKSMYLSGDFFRISVNGQLFTEKPPLYFWLASFSYFCFGLNEFSTRFPSALSGLLAFVSVFWLGKKLKSSSFGLVWALVYSSSLLPLVLARTAYIDHLFNTFIFLGSAGLILYDQKSRKGEEQAWMYSAFASFCMALAVLAKGPLGLAIPVASFLAMRVAERRFRISFWHVTIGIVIFISGVSSYYLTDYLLHGREFLDGFLEFQKKLLTKSLESHTGPWFYHFIVALVGFFPWTPFLFAYLKRENLELLRKEELRSPAIFLLSWTVLVLLIFSIVKTKLPHYSSSFYFPLSFFAAVLLEERGKEFLDQKKGFFLAVGIFGAFLSLLFASLPLVAEYLISQGTFSESKVPTFSWTDALPGILLLLGLSTSVLSVFLLPSGKDLVRRFLLPVWLTLLLFLSSLSLTLVPKVLALLQDKNLRLFDRAIQEGGEVVFYKYLSFYPMFYRDQKIHIIGSYKFLDETEILTEPQEKKLFLIGNENSLTELTFLYPKKRFEPVAKDGGLILVRIWNAEKPR from the coding sequence TTGGAGTTCCTTTTCAGATCCGTTCCTTTTTTGACCTTCCTGTATTTTTTTCTTCTGCTTTTCGGTCTAGGTTCTTTTCCATTAATCGACTGGGACGAGAATATTTACGGCGCCGCCTCCAAAAGCATGTATCTATCCGGGGATTTTTTCCGGATTTCGGTAAACGGACAACTTTTCACGGAAAAACCTCCTCTTTATTTCTGGTTGGCTTCTTTCTCTTATTTTTGTTTTGGTCTGAACGAATTTTCCACACGTTTTCCTTCCGCGCTCAGCGGTCTTTTGGCCTTCGTTTCCGTTTTTTGGCTGGGAAAAAAACTGAAATCCTCCTCGTTCGGATTGGTTTGGGCATTGGTATATTCTTCGTCCCTTTTGCCTTTGGTGCTGGCAAGAACCGCTTACATCGATCACCTGTTCAATACCTTTATCTTTTTAGGTTCGGCGGGATTGATTCTCTATGATCAGAAATCCAGAAAAGGGGAGGAACAAGCTTGGATGTATTCCGCCTTTGCCTCGTTTTGTATGGCATTGGCAGTATTGGCCAAAGGACCCCTCGGACTTGCCATCCCGGTCGCTTCCTTTTTGGCGATGAGAGTCGCGGAACGTAGGTTTCGAATTTCGTTTTGGCACGTAACGATCGGAATCGTAATTTTCATTTCCGGTGTTTCTTCCTATTATCTCACCGACTATCTCCTACATGGAAGAGAATTTCTAGACGGCTTTCTGGAATTTCAAAAGAAACTTTTAACGAAGTCTCTGGAATCGCATACCGGTCCTTGGTTTTACCATTTCATCGTAGCCTTAGTCGGATTTTTTCCGTGGACTCCCTTTCTGTTCGCTTATCTCAAGAGGGAAAACCTGGAACTGCTCCGAAAGGAAGAACTTCGCTCTCCTGCAATCTTTCTCTTAAGCTGGACGGTCTTAGTACTACTGATCTTTTCCATCGTAAAAACGAAACTTCCCCATTATTCCTCTTCGTTTTACTTTCCTCTTTCCTTCTTCGCTGCCGTCTTACTGGAAGAGAGGGGAAAAGAATTTTTGGATCAGAAAAAAGGATTCTTCCTGGCTGTCGGCATTTTCGGCGCCTTCCTGTCTTTGCTTTTCGCATCCCTTCCTCTTGTGGCGGAATACCTGATCTCTCAAGGTACGTTTTCGGAGTCCAAGGTTCCAACTTTTTCCTGGACGGACGCTCTTCCGGGAATCCTGCTACTCTTAGGACTTTCTACCTCCGTTTTGTCGGTATTCCTTCTTCCTTCCGGAAAGGATTTGGTGCGTCGCTTTCTCCTTCCTGTTTGGTTGACGCTTCTCCTCTTTCTCTCCTCTCTTTCCTTGACTCTCGTTCCGAAAGTATTGGCTTTGCTGCAGGACAAAAACCTTCGTCTGTTTGACCGGGCAATACAGGAGGGGGGAGAAGTCGTATTTTATAAATACCTATCCTTTTATCCTATGTTCTATCGGGATCAGAAAATCCATATCATAGGAAGTTACAAGTTCTTGGACGAGACGGAAATTCTGACCGAACCTCAGGAGAAAAAACTGTTTTTGATCGGAAACGAAAATAGTCTTACGGAACTGACCTTTCTCTATCCAAAGAAGAGGTTCGAACCTGTAGCTAAGGACGGAGGATTGATTCTAGTTCGTATTTGGAACGCGGAAAAACCGCGTTAA
- a CDS encoding flagellin: MIINHNISAIFAHRTLKFNSENMTKDIEKLSSGMRINRAGDDASGLAVSEKMRTQVGGLRRAEQNTEDGMSLIQTAEGYLQETHEVVQRIRVLAVQAANGIYTEEDRQQIQVEVSQLIDEIDRIASQAEFNKMKLLTGAFARLNPTASMWFHMGANMHQRERVYIETMNTAALGLRNPTVLTFISLSTAGKANSVIGLADDALRLISKQRADLGAYYNRLEHAAKGLMNAYENIQAAESRIRDTDMAEQMTSFTRYQILTQAATAMLAQANMKPQTVLQLLK; the protein is encoded by the coding sequence ATGATTATTAACCACAATATCAGTGCCATTTTCGCTCACAGAACGTTGAAGTTCAACAGCGAAAACATGACTAAAGACATCGAGAAATTGTCTTCCGGTATGAGAATCAACCGTGCCGGAGACGACGCATCGGGTTTGGCTGTGTCTGAGAAGATGCGGACCCAGGTCGGAGGTTTGCGCAGAGCGGAACAGAACACTGAGGACGGTATGTCGCTGATCCAAACGGCAGAAGGGTATCTCCAAGAAACCCACGAAGTCGTCCAAAGGATTCGCGTCCTCGCAGTTCAAGCCGCCAACGGTATCTACACCGAGGAAGACCGTCAGCAAATCCAAGTGGAAGTCTCCCAGTTGATCGACGAGATCGACAGGATCGCTTCCCAGGCCGAATTCAACAAGATGAAACTCCTGACCGGAGCTTTTGCAAGGTTGAATCCGACCGCAAGTATGTGGTTCCACATGGGTGCGAATATGCACCAGAGAGAAAGGGTATATATCGAAACGATGAATACCGCGGCTTTGGGCCTCAGAAACCCGACTGTCTTGACCTTTATCTCTCTTTCTACGGCGGGAAAAGCCAACTCCGTAATCGGATTGGCGGACGATGCACTCAGGCTGATCTCTAAACAGAGAGCGGACTTGGGCGCTTACTACAACCGTCTGGAACATGCCGCTAAGGGGTTGATGAACGCTTATGAAAACATCCAAGCAGCAGAGTCTCGGATCAGAGATACGGATATGGCTGAACAAATGACCAGCTTTACCCGTTACCAGATCCTGACTCAGGCGGCCACTGCGATGCTCGCACAAGCGAACATGAAACCACAAACCGTGTTGCAGTTACTCAAGTAA
- the ispH gene encoding 4-hydroxy-3-methylbut-2-enyl diphosphate reductase: MLQTIYLANPRGFCAGVKYAISYVEQVQAQSDEQIYVRKEIVHNRRVVEDMKKRGIRFINELGEAPDGATVIFSAHGVSPTVVEDAKLRNMKVGDATCPLVTRVHRKARRYKDEYQIIYIGHQGHDEAIGTMGEARMYLVESPEDVEKLADRIDPEKPITYLMQTTLSVADTQIIVNRISELFPSVEHPAKDDICYATTERQEAVAQMMDSIDAMLVIGADNSSNSLRLLQLAQKSRPSSFKVTSSEDLDKEYLEKNRISILGITAGASTPQILVDEIIEKLRHFYPGVEVQLFPDSREDSMSFKLPGKLLN; the protein is encoded by the coding sequence ATGTTGCAAACCATTTATCTGGCAAATCCTCGCGGTTTTTGTGCCGGAGTGAAATACGCCATCTCCTACGTGGAACAGGTACAGGCTCAGTCCGATGAACAGATCTATGTACGGAAGGAGATCGTTCACAACCGTCGAGTGGTGGAAGACATGAAGAAAAGAGGGATCCGCTTCATCAACGAATTGGGCGAAGCTCCCGACGGCGCCACCGTGATTTTTTCGGCTCACGGAGTTTCTCCCACCGTAGTCGAAGATGCAAAACTTAGAAACATGAAAGTCGGAGACGCTACCTGTCCCCTCGTGACTCGGGTGCATCGCAAAGCGAGACGCTACAAAGACGAATATCAAATCATCTACATAGGCCATCAGGGTCACGATGAAGCCATCGGCACCATGGGAGAAGCAAGAATGTATTTGGTCGAATCGCCCGAGGACGTGGAGAAGCTTGCGGATCGGATAGATCCGGAAAAACCGATCACATACCTGATGCAGACCACCCTCTCCGTCGCCGACACCCAGATCATCGTAAATCGGATTTCGGAACTTTTCCCTTCCGTAGAACACCCCGCCAAAGACGATATTTGTTATGCGACAACCGAAAGACAGGAAGCCGTGGCCCAAATGATGGATTCCATAGATGCGATGCTTGTGATCGGAGCGGATAATAGTTCCAATTCCTTACGGCTCCTCCAATTGGCGCAGAAGTCCAGGCCGTCCTCCTTTAAAGTTACCTCTTCGGAGGATCTGGATAAGGAATATCTGGAAAAGAATCGAATCAGCATTCTCGGAATCACCGCAGGAGCCTCCACTCCGCAGATTTTGGTGGATGAAATTATAGAGAAGCTCAGACATTTTTATCCCGGAGTCGAAGTCCAACTCTTCCCCGATTCCAGGGAGGATTCCATGAGCTTTAAACTTCCGGGAAAATTATTGAACTGA
- a CDS encoding DUF1577 domain-containing protein — protein sequence MKRSEKRIPLGRGICYVTDFQSANFSSLDSEDPIAGDFVRFLFKKYEGILARMPFDTVHIGTFQLEDPERFHSVRKTGKVFYLKDIRNSEGENPEDENPWDDNKFIKESPEVLRERYKNENIRSELILPIFIREKSTSSPSPFAYLWLQSKQKGISEEMLTEMMDITAQMSDQLKNPSKQTFAGKFAVSDISHNGVGFSLTGDLLRETLNQHESYDFTLHLPNQKPFLLNGSLRWWTKAEEGTVKVGLKIDWTNFEEAERSRFEGSLLGIVRKEEGVPIGAGKLSEEKEEIFRKVLYLDDDPTSLSRMSVLFQKQRIQLITASSLSEAFFKCSLETPAIIISGIKWQGMEDLVVLKALRKVSPGCLVIIYSEYEVASLRMVSYNWIWAQLRKPEQEKQLLQSTLDAVECYQSKIRNYRAVLEDESSLSGEIDWLLWKDYQRNSDQMTIGKNILNNISHSSAQGLGLGSLLINLDLAEICMKREDGEVLIPNDLMRTLLENKNMMRNWTDKLENLKSLFDLKIEDEAIEMRRIQELLSQTITSVDKLAQIKNNQISFESKFPDRVVNSNGKFLTFAVKELLINAMKFSPEGAHIQVMLYADDKNVSIGILNEIDGGETGKSGIPEKYSDKVFEPFFKLNHIYDERFHKEDFGFGIGLNMVQNLGRQVGCSVRLSEVNDYTGAKIRRKVAAEIKLPILHSVQ from the coding sequence ATGAAACGCTCGGAAAAAAGGATCCCGCTCGGCAGGGGAATCTGCTATGTTACCGATTTTCAGTCGGCAAATTTCTCCTCGTTAGATTCCGAGGATCCGATCGCCGGGGATTTCGTGAGATTTCTATTCAAAAAATACGAAGGTATTCTGGCCAGAATGCCGTTCGATACGGTACATATAGGTACGTTTCAATTGGAGGATCCGGAACGTTTCCATTCGGTTCGTAAAACGGGAAAGGTTTTTTATCTAAAGGACATCCGCAATTCGGAAGGAGAGAATCCAGAAGACGAAAACCCATGGGACGATAATAAATTCATAAAGGAATCTCCAGAAGTTCTTAGGGAAAGATACAAAAACGAAAATATAAGATCCGAGTTGATCTTACCTATCTTCATTCGTGAAAAATCCACATCCAGTCCGTCGCCGTTCGCCTATCTTTGGCTTCAAAGTAAGCAGAAAGGAATTTCAGAAGAAATGTTAACCGAAATGATGGACATAACCGCACAGATGTCCGATCAGCTAAAAAATCCCTCAAAGCAGACATTCGCAGGCAAATTTGCCGTTTCTGACATTTCACATAATGGTGTCGGTTTTTCCCTGACGGGCGATCTCCTTCGTGAAACACTCAATCAGCACGAAAGCTACGATTTTACGCTACATTTGCCGAATCAGAAACCCTTTTTGCTAAACGGGTCTTTGCGTTGGTGGACCAAAGCGGAGGAGGGAACGGTCAAGGTCGGATTGAAAATCGATTGGACAAACTTCGAAGAAGCGGAACGTTCCAGATTCGAAGGTTCCCTCCTCGGGATCGTAAGGAAGGAAGAAGGAGTACCTATCGGTGCGGGCAAACTATCGGAAGAAAAGGAAGAGATTTTTAGAAAAGTCTTATATTTGGACGATGATCCAACTTCTTTATCCAGGATGTCGGTTTTATTCCAAAAACAACGGATACAACTGATTACGGCTTCCTCGCTTTCGGAAGCGTTTTTTAAATGCAGCTTAGAGACCCCGGCGATCATCATCAGCGGAATTAAGTGGCAGGGGATGGAAGACTTGGTGGTGTTGAAAGCACTTAGGAAAGTATCTCCCGGCTGCCTGGTAATTATCTATTCCGAATACGAGGTCGCATCACTTAGGATGGTCTCTTATAATTGGATCTGGGCGCAATTGAGAAAGCCGGAACAGGAAAAACAATTGTTACAATCCACCTTGGATGCCGTCGAATGTTATCAAAGCAAAATCCGAAACTATCGCGCGGTTTTGGAAGACGAATCCTCTCTTTCCGGTGAAATAGATTGGCTTTTGTGGAAAGATTATCAAAGAAATTCGGATCAGATGACGATCGGAAAAAACATATTGAATAATATTTCGCATAGTTCCGCTCAAGGATTGGGTCTAGGTTCGCTTTTGATCAACCTCGATCTGGCCGAAATCTGCATGAAGAGGGAAGACGGAGAAGTTCTGATCCCGAACGACCTAATGCGCACCCTTTTGGAAAACAAGAATATGATGCGTAATTGGACGGATAAATTGGAGAACCTAAAGAGCCTTTTCGATTTGAAGATCGAGGATGAGGCCATAGAGATGAGGAGGATACAGGAACTCCTGTCTCAGACAATAACCTCCGTCGATAAACTCGCCCAGATAAAAAACAATCAGATCTCCTTCGAAAGTAAATTTCCGGATCGCGTAGTGAATAGCAACGGAAAGTTTTTAACGTTTGCCGTTAAGGAACTTTTAATTAACGCCATGAAATTCTCTCCTGAAGGCGCGCACATACAGGTAATGTTGTATGCCGACGACAAAAACGTCAGTATCGGTATCTTAAACGAAATCGACGGAGGAGAAACAGGCAAATCGGGGATACCGGAAAAATATTCGGATAAGGTGTTCGAACCGTTTTTTAAATTAAATCATATATATGACGAGCGTTTCCACAAGGAGGATTTCGGATTCGGCATAGGGCTGAATATGGTCCAAAATCTGGGACGGCAAGTCGGATGTTCCGTCCGCTTAAGCGAAGTGAACGACTACACGGGAGCCAAAATCCGCCGAAAGGTAGCTGCGGAAATCAAATTACCCATACTACATTCAGTTCAATAA